Sequence from the Sanguibacter keddieii DSM 10542 genome:
CGAGACAACCAGCGGGAGGATCCCGCCGACCAGCAGCCCGGTGACGATCGCGGGCACCGCCCAGGCCGCGATCTCCCAGGTCGTGATGACGCGCGGACCCCGCGGCGGCATCCCGAGGAGCTGGAGCACGGCGAAGAGACGCTCCCGTCGCCCGGACGCCATGAGCTCCCCGAGGACCATCGTCGCCGCACCGACCAGCAGCGACACGAGGGTCGCGACGAGGAGCGCGGCCTGCAGACCCGCGAGCGTCGGGTCCTCGAGCCGTCGGTCGACCGCGTCGGAGCGCAGCTCGACGGCGCTCTGCCCCGTGAGCCGGCCCACCTGGGCCACGACCTCGGCCTCGTCGGCTGCCGAGAGCCCGTCGTCGAGCCGGACCAGGAGGATCCTCGGCAGGTACTCGACCCCTGTGAGGGCCGAGACCGTCTCGCGGTCGACGAGCACCCAGCTCGAGGTGCTCGACCCGCCCGGGACCGTCTCCACCTGGTCGAGCACGTCGATGCCGATGCGCCGGTTGTCGACGGTGACCGTCGCGTCGGCGCCCAGGTCGAAGCCCGTCGACACGAGCGCCGGGACCAGGCCGTCGGGATCGGCCGGCGGGGTGAGGTCCGGGACCTCCCAGCCCGGCACGTCCGCCTGGACCTCGGCGAGGTCCGCCGGGTCCACGAGCAGGACCCGCGCCTGGAACCGGCCCTCCCCGGTGGTCAGCGCGGCAGGGGTCCGGTCCGTGACCGTCGTCGCGGCGTCGACCCCGGGGACGGAGCGCACACGGTCGAGGGTCTCGGCGTCGACGATGGGCCCCGTGGACCGGAGGTCGGCACCGACCCGGTCCCACGCCTCGGTCTCGAGCCCGCCCCGGACGGTCGTGAGCAGCACGACCGACAGCACCGCCACCGTCACCGCGACGACCAGGCCGACCAGCGGGGGCAGCTGGCCGCGACGGTCGCGCGTGGCCGAGGCGGCCCCGACGAAGCCGAGCGCACCACGCCCGGCCCGGGCGGCCCGGACCACCGGCGCGAGGAGCACCGGCGCGAGCCGGGCGACGACCACCGCCGCCGCGACGGCGACGAGGGCCGGCGTCGCCGCCAGCAGCGGGTCGGTGCCCGCCCCGGTGTCCTCCGCCCCTCGGCGCAGCACGAGGACCGTCGCGGTGACCGCGACCCCGAGGGCGAGCAGCTCCCACACCCGTCGCAGCCGGCTGGCCGAGCGCGTGCCGGCGTCGGCACGCTCCGCCCGCAGGCCTGCGGGCGGCACGCTCGCCGCGAGCACGACGGCCGGGGCGGCCGCTGCCAGCAGAGGGCCGACGAGCGCCGCGGGGTGGAAGGCCGTCGGCACCAGCAGGACGGCGCCGAGCAGTCCGAGCCCTCCCCCGAGCACGCCGAGGACCAGGCCCTCGACGGCCATGAGACCGCGGACCTGGAGCCCGGACCCGCCTCGGGCCCGGACCAGGGCGAGGGCCGGCCTGCGGCGCGTGGCGACGACCCGGGTGGCGACGAGCAGCAGCAGCCCGAGCCCGGCGACCGGACCCGAGGCGAGCAGCGCGACCACCGTGGTGGTCGCCGACACGTCGCGCAGGGTCGAGTCGATCACGGGAGGGAGCTCGGAGTCGAACGTGACCGGCCAGCCGTCGGGTGGCGGGCCGACGTCCTGCTGGACGGCCGTGAACCCGCGCAGCTGGTCTGCCACCGTGCTCAGCTCGCCGTGCGACCACGGCGGCGGCTGGACCTCGAACCAGACCCGCATCTGCTGGATCCTGAAGTCCTCTCCCGGACCTCGGTAGAGAGCCGCCGTGAGGACGACCCCGATGTTCGGGTCCTCGACGATGTACGGGCCCGACGCCGAGGGGCTGTGGTACCAGTACCCCTCGTCGGGGTCGTCCGCCACGTAGGTGCCGACCAGCAGGAGGTCACCCTGCCCGAAGGTCTCCCGCGTCTCGGAGACGCCCCAGGCGAGCCGCTCGGCAGCCGCCTCGGACATCACCACCTCGGTCGGCACGGCGAAGACCTCGGCGGGGTCCTGCGCAGCCCCCGTCCCGGTCGGCCATCGGCCCTCGGTCAGCGTGACGTGCTCGGACAGGTAGGGGTCCTGGCTCAGACGGAGCTCGGTGCTGGTGACGTCGGAGCCGGGGAACTCGCGCCCCGACAAGACGTCCGTGGAGTACGTCCGAAAGCGGCCGTCGCGCACCCCGGCCCGCAGGGGCTCGGGGATCGCGTCGTGCACGGCGCGCAACCCTCCGTCGAGCGCCCCGAAGGTCGACCGCCACTCCTGCGGCAGCCCGGGGCTCGCAGGGACGCTCGCGTCTGCGGGCCCGTACTGGGCGACCTGGTTGGTGGCGGCGATGTCTCGGACGATGGGCGAGGTCGCCTCGAGCCGGTGCGTGACGATGTCGTCGGAGACCACCTGGACGGCCCGCGGCCAGGCGGCCAGCAGCATCGCGGCCACGAGGGTGACGAGCACGATCACCGCGCCGGCCCGCAGGTCGTCGGCGAGGAAGCGTGAGACCACCCGGTCGTGCCCGGGAACCCGGGACTCTAGGGACAGAGAGGTCCGCGCCGGCACGTGGCTCATCGGGCGTCCTCCCTGTGGTCGAGGTCGAGCGCCTGGCGCCGGACAGTCTGTGCCTGGGCCGCCGCGAGGGCGACCGCGCCGAGCAGCAGCGCCGCGAGGAGCACGACCAGCGGCAGGGGGTCGAGGTGCACGCCGCTGCTGAGCCCGGCGAAGGCCTCGGGCACCGTGATCCGTGCGAGCAGGTCGGCGACCGCGACGGTGACGGCGGACCCGGCGAGCAGCCCGGCGACGAGGGCGCAGCCCAGCACCAGCCCGAGCTCTGCCGAGCGTGACCGCGCCTGCTGGCGGGCGCTCAGCCCGACGGCCCGCAGCGCCACCACCTCGCCACGACGCTCGCGACCGAGCGCCCCGGCCACGGACCACGTCCCGGCGAGGGCCAGCACCACGGCACCCGCGGCAGCCACCCAGAACGCCACGCCGATCGAGGTCGCCGGGACCGCGGCGGACGTGGCTGCGCTCGTCACGGTCCACCCCCGGGGCAGCTGGTCCTCCACGACGTCGACGAGGTCGACGACCTGCGTGGGGTCGGAGGCGGCGAGCCAGATCTCGTCTGCGGCGACGGGAGCGCGGGCGGTCCGCAGGCCGAAGGCCTGGAGCGCGTCGAGGTCGACCGCCAGGGCCGGCCCGGCGAGACCGCCCGGCAGGGCGGGCGTCTGACCGACGATCTCGAGCTGGACCCGCTGTCCGGAGACGGTCACGTCGACGGTGTCGCCCGTGGTGGCCTCGAGCCGTTCGAGCAGCTCGGGGACGGCGACCGCCCGCACTCGGGGAGTCACCTCGGCTCCTGCGCCCGAGGTCCCGGGGGCGAGGAACCTCAGGACCTGCTGGGGTCCCCTCGCGAGGAGGTCGCCGCCGACGGCTGGGAGGCTCGCCCCCGGCGGGGCGGCCAGAGGGGTGGCCGCTCCTGTCAGGCCTGCCTGCTGGACCTGCTCGTCGAGGAGCTCCCACCGTCGCCCGCCGTCATCGAGCGGCGCCGTCCCACCGATCCCACCGGCGGAGAGGGCGGTCACCTCGAGGTCGAGGGCGACAGGCCCGCGGCGGGGGTCGACACGGAGCTCGAGCGCGACGACCCGCCAGGTGCTCGCGGTCGCAGGCACCGGGACGGCGACCTCGTGCTCCACGGGTGCGCCCGGCTCCTCCACGACCGGCACGTCGACCGGCGCTGACACGAGCTGGAGCGTGCCGCCGCGCTCGTCGGCGAGCCACACGACAGCCGTGACCGGGACCGGCGGCCCACCGGCCGCAGGCTCGGGCGCAGGGTAGGAGAAGTCCGGGGATGGGAGCTCGAGCGCGACCGCCTGGCCCGACAGGGAGAGCACCACTTCGTCCGTGCCCTCAGGGAGCGCGGCCCCGGGGAGCGCACCGGGCGTGACGACCTCCGAGAGCGCACGGAGGTCGACCGCAGGGGTGCGTCCGAGGAGCGGCGCAAGCTGGTCTCCGGGGATCCCCACCACCCTGGCCGAGATGTCGCCGACGGTGCCCTCGACGTCGAGCACGAGGGAGGAAGCCTCCGCGAGACCTGAGTCGTCGACGGCCGGCACGGTGCTGACGGGTGAGACCGTCCCGCTGATGGTCGTCTGGACCCGGACGTCGCTGCCGTTCGCGAGACCACCGACCTGTGCCCGCAGGTGGTCCGTCGTACCGGCGTAGCCGCTCGCGAGGAGCACCGCGCCGGTGGCGAGCGCGACGAGCACGGCCGGCACCGTGAAGGCGACGAGCCTGCGGGACACCTGGCGGGCGGCGAGCACCGGGGACAGCCCCGGGCGGCGCCGGGCACGGCGCTCGAGGAGCCGCAGGACGGGCGCGAGCAAGAGCAGCACGACGAGCACGAGCGCGAGCAGCAGGACGCCGGGGGCCGCCACGACGAGCGCCTCGGCGTCGGGCTCGGACATCCCTGCCGAGCGCCACACCCGCCACCCGAGCAGCGCGGCGACGGCGGCGAGGAGCACAGCACCCGAGAGCCCCACGGCGGTCCGGGCCCGCCCGGAGGCGTCGACCGCACGCACCCGCGCGAGCGACCAGGCGTCGGCCGCCGCCACGGCGACGAAGACGACGACCACGAGCAGCGCGGTGACGACGACGGTCGCCACGACCCCGGGGAGCCCGAGCGCCGACCACCCGCCCGTCGGGCCCACGAGCCCGAGCACGCACCAGGCGACGAGGCCACCCGTCGTGGCACCGACGACGGCGGCCGGGAGCGACTCGAGCAGGGCGACACGGGCCAGCTGTCGGACCGAGGCACCGCGCGCCACGAGGACCTGGTTCTCCCGGACCCGGACGACCACGAGGAGGCGTGCCACCTGCACGACCGACACGAGGCTGACCACGAGGAGCAGCACGACAGGGACCGTCGTCACGGCGCGCGCGGTCGTGGCCTGCTGGTCCAGGGCGGTCACGGTGCCGGTCAGCGCGCCGGTCTCCACGACTCCGCGGACCTCGGCAGGTCCGGCGGCGACGGCGCCTCGCACCGTCGGCAGGCCCGCCGCGAGGGTCGCGACGTCGGTGGTGGTGAGCGTGGAGGGGCGGGTCGAGACCGTCCAGCTGACGAAAGGGTCGTCCTGGACGGCGAGGAGGGTGTCCTGGTCGACGAGCACGGGACCGTACGGCGGCTCGTCGCCGAGGAGCACGGAGTCGAGGGTCCAGGTGGGCGACGACCCGTCGACGGGCTCCCAGAGGCCCACGACCGTGAGCACGACGCCGCCGACCTCGACGGTGCCGCCGACGTCGAGGCCGAGCTCGCCCGCTGCAGCCAGCGGGACCACCGCCTCGCCCGGGCCTAGGTCCACGGCGCCGTCGACGACGGCCTGGCCGTCGAGCACAGCCTGGGTGCGCAGGACCACCTGTCCCAGCGGCTCTCCGTCGGAGGAGGTCGCCGAGGTCGCCTCGGTGGACAGCGCACGGACCACGTCGACGGGAGCCGTGCCCGTCGCGTCCTGGAGGACGCGACGTACCTCCGAGTCCTGCGCGTCCCGGGCGTCGGTGTCGGGCGCCACGCGGGTGGTGAGCCGGAGCACCGACGCCGCGCCCGACACGAGGTCGGGCGCGGTGCGGACCGCCTGGGTGCTGCTCTGCTCGACGAAGGCGACGGCACCGCCCACGGCCCCCGAGACGAGGGCCGTGAGGGCGGCCAGGCCCACGAGCGCGGCGCGGTAGGCACCGAGGCGCGCGACCGCCAGGCTCGGCAGCGCGGGTCGCGCTGCTGGCTCGCTCCTGGTCATCTCCGGGGCCCCCTCCCGTCGAGCGTCCGCATCGTCGCGTCCTGCCCCGCGCCGCGTCGAGCGGCGCGGGGGTCTCGCATCACCTCGGGTCGAGGTCCTCCGGTCCGCTCGGGACGACGTCCAGGCGCGAGCCCGGGATCGCGCCGAGCAGCTCGCGCGTGTACTGCTCGCGCGGGGTGTCGAAGACCTCGTCGGTCGTCGCGGACTCGATGATCCGACCGTTCTTCATGACGCACACCTGGTCGGCGATCTGGCGGACCACCGCGAGGTCGTGCGTGATGAACAGGTAGCTCAGGTCGAGCTCGGACTGCAGGTCGTTGAGCAGCTCGAGGATCTGGGCCTGGACCAGCACGTCGAGGGCCGAGACGGCCTCGTCGCACACGATGATCTCCGGGCGCAGGGCGAGCGCACGCGCGATGGCGATGCGCTGGCGCTGGCCTCCCGAGAGCTCGTTGGGGAACCGGCGCATCGTCGACTGCGGCAGCGCCACCATGTCGAGGACCTCGCGGACGCGGGCCTCACGCTGCTTCTTGCTGCCGACCTTGTGGATCCGCAGCGGCTCCTCGATGGTCCGGAAGATGGAGTACATCGGGTCGAGCGAGCCGTACGGGTTCTGGAAGATCGGCTGCACGCGCCGGCGGAAGTCGAAGAGCTCCCGCTGGCCGAGCGTCGAGAGGTCGACGCCGTCGAAGTAGATCTTGCCCTCGGTCGGGTCGAGCAGGTTGAGCATGATGTTCGCGACCGTGGACTTGCCGGAGCCCGACTCCCCCACGAGCGCGACCGTCGTGCCCTTCTTGATCGTGAACGACACGTCGTCCACGGCCTTGAAGTCCTTGTTCTTGCCGGACCCACGGATCTGGAACACCTTGGTGAGGTTCTCCACCACCACGACGTCCTCGCGGTTCGCGCGGACGCCGTCACCACCGGTGGCCGCGAGGAGGTCCTGCGACTGCTCGCCGCGCTCCTTGGCCGACTGGATGCGGCGCGAGGCGAGCGACGGGGCCGCGGCGACGAGGCGCTGCGTGTAGGGGTGCTGCGGGTTCGCGAGGATCTCGCGCGACGGGCCGGACTCGACCACACGACCGCGGTACATGACCACGAGGTGCTCGGCCCGCTCGGCCGCGAGACCGAGGTCGTGCGTGATGAACAGGACGGCCGTCCCGAGCTCACGGGTCAGCCCCTCGAGGTGGTCGAGGATGGTCCGCTGCACGGTGACGTCGAGCGCCGAGGTGGGCTCGTCGGCGATGAGCAGCTTGGGCCGCGACGCGAGACCGATGGCGATGAGCGCACGCTGGCGCATGCCGCCGGAGAACTCGTGCGGGTACTGCTTGGCACGGCGGACCGCGTCCGGCAGCCCGGCCTCGGCGAGGAGCCCGGCGACGCGGTCGTCGACGTTCGCCACGGAGGTCTCGGCCTCGACGACCGAGCGCGCCGAGGCGAGCCCGACCTCCTCGAGGATGCTCACGGCCGAGGCCTTGGTCGTCGAGCCGACGACGATGCGCTCGTCCGCCGTCGCGACGGCGGAGTCGACCGCTGCGGCGTCGAGACCGGCCTGCGCGGCGAGCGAGGTGCGCAGCACCTCGAGCAGCGAGGCCTTGCCCTTGCGGCCGATGAGCAGGTCGCCGCCAGCGACGGAGTCCTCGCTCGAGCCGATCGCCTGGGCGAGGCCCTTGCGCGTCCCGCGGGAGACGTCGATGTTGTTGGCGGCCAGCGCCTCCTTCACCTGGAAGCCGATGCTCCACACGGGGTTGAGGTTCGACATCGGGTCCTGCGGGACGAGACCGATCTGGTCCCCGCGGAGGGCCACGATCTCCTTCTTCGACGCGGTCGTGATCTCCTGGCCGTCGAAGCGGATCGACCCACCGGTCACCTTGCCGGTGCCCGGGAGCAGGCTGATGATCGCGTGCGCGGTCGTCGACTTCCCCGAGCCGGACTCGCCGACGATCGCGACGGACTGGCCGGGGTAGATCGTGAGGTTGGCGCCGCGGACAGCGGGCACCTCCCCGTTGAGGGTGGTGAACGTGACGTCGAGGTCACGGATCTCCAGGAGCGGCTCCTGGCGTGCTGTCGCGCTCATCGCTTCCGCGCCTTCGGGTCGAGGGCGTCGCGGACGGCGTCACCCATCATGATGAAGCTGAGGACCGTGAGGGCGAGCGCGACCGACGGGTACAGCAGCACGCTCGGGTTGGTCCGCAGCGAGGACTGTGCCGTCGCGATGTCGTGCCCCCACGACAGCACACTCTGCGGCAGTCCGAGGCCGAGGAACGACAGGGTCGCCTCGGCGACGATGAACGTCCCGAGGGAGACCGTCGCCACGACGATGATGGGCGCGGCGGCGTTCGGCAGGACGTGACGTCCGAGGATGCTCAGGCGCGAGGCCCCGAGCGCCTTCGAGGCGGTGACATAGTCGTTGTTCTTGACGCTCATGACGGCGCCACGGGTGATGCGGGCGACCTGGGGCCACCCGAAGACCGTGAGGACGGCGACGACGTTGAGGACCGTGCGGCCCTCGGTGAAGACCTGGCCGAGGACGATCGCGGCGAGCACGAGCGGGATCGCGAAGAAGATGTCGGTCACGCGGGACAGGACAGAGTCGAACCAGCGGCCGTAGAAGCCCGCCAGCGCACCCATGAGCCCGCCGAGGAGCACCACGCCGATGGTCGTGAGGACACCGACCGACACCGAGGCACGTGCCCCGTAGATGACGCGCGAGTAGACGTCGCAGCCCTGGCGGTCGAAACCGAAGGGGTGGCCGGCCTGGGGGTTGCCGAGGGAGTTGCGGAGCTCGCAGAAGCGCGGGTCGACCGAGGTGAACAGCCCGGGGAACAGCGCGACGAGGAGCACCGCGAGGATGAGCGCTGCGGACACCCAGAACAGCACGCGGTGGCGCAGGTCGCGCCAGGCGTCGCGCCACAGGCTCGAGGCGGGTGCGTCCTCGTCGACCTTGTCGACGACGGCCACCGGGGTCTCGGAGACGTCGGCGACGAAGTGGGTCTGGCCGGGGCGAGGGTTGCTCGCCGGGGTGCCCTGGGAGGGCCGGCTCTGAGCCGGCGTGGTGCCATCAGGCATAACGGATCCTTGGGTCCAGGACTGCGTAGAGCAGGTCGACGAACAGGTTCGCGATGATGTAGACGACCACGAGGATCGTCACGAAGGTGACGACGGTGGTCGGCTCACCACGGATGATGGCCTGGTACAGCGTGCCACCGACCCCTGCGATGTTGAAGATGCCCTCGGTGACGATCGCGCCACCCATGAGGGCGCCGAGGTCTGCTCCGAGGAAGGTGATCACGGGGATGAGCGAGTTGCGGAGCACGTGCACGTTGACCACGCGGCCGCGAGAGAGGCCCTTGGCCGTCGCGGTCCGCACGTAGTCGGCGGACAGGTTCTCGGCCACGGAGGTGCGCGTGAGGCGCAGCACGTAGGCGAAGGAGACTGCGCCGAGCACGATGGCCGGCATGAGGAGCGCCTTGAAGCTGGCGTCACCGCCGACGGTCGGTGGCAGCCACCCTGCCTTCACCCCGATGAAGAACTGGAGCACAAAACCGATGACGAAGGTCGGCACGGCGATGACGACGAGGCTGACGAGCAGCACGCTCGCGTCGAAGATGCCGCCCTTGCGCAGGCCCGCGATGAATCCGATGCCGACGCCGAGGATCGCCTCGAAGGCGAGGGCCATGAGCGCGAGCTTGACGGTGACCGGGAAGGCCCGGGCCACGACGTCGAAGATCGGCTGCCCCGAGAACGAGTTCCCGAGGTCGAAGGTGAAGATGCCCTTGAGGAAGAGCAGGTACTGGACCAGGAGGGGCTTGTCCAGGTTGAACTGGGCCCTGATCTGGTCGGCCACGGCGGGCGAGAGACCGCGGTCTCCGCCGAGCGCCTGGATGGGGTCGCCCGGGAGCGCGAACACCATGAGGTAGATGAGCAGGGTCGCGCCGATGAACACCGGGATCATCTGCAACAGCCTGCGTCCGACATATCGGACCATGGAGGCAATCCTTCCTGGGGGCGAGCCGCTCCTTGTGAGGAGCGCGCCCGCCACTGTACTGGACGTCGTGTCACCTGCCGAGACACGACGGTGGGGTGGAGGGCCGTCGGGCCCTCCACCCCACCTGGTGCACTGTGCGTGCAGGTACTACGGGTACTGCGGGTAGCTCAGGTACTACGGGTGCTGCGGGTCGTGCGTCACGAGGACGTCACCACTGGCTGATCGCGTCGGCCTGGGCCCACAGCTCCTTGGCCTTCTCGGGGTTGTAGACGAGGACGTCCACGCCCGGGAGGGTGTCGCTCCAGCCGTCGATCACCGGCGAGGTGAAGTCGGAGGCCGGGGTGCGGGTGCCCTGGAAGATCGTGTCCGTGATGGACTCGCGGTCGATCGCCATGGAGAGCGCCTGACGACGGAGCTCGCCCTCCTCGCCCTCGAAGTGCTCGAGGTTGCCCGGGATGGTGAAGGACTGGAACACGGCGGCGGGCTGGTTCACAGCACGGTCACCGAGGTCGGTCTCGAAGGTGCCGAAGGCCGAGTCGGGGATGCCGTCGAAGACGTCGAGGTTGTTGGCCAGGAGGTCGTTGTACGCCGAGTCGAAGGAGTCGTAGAACACGAAGGTCACGCCGGCGTTGGCCGGGGTGCGCGGGCCGGAGTAGTCGGGGTTGACGACCAGGTCGACAGCCTCGTTGTGACGCCATGCACCGTTCATCATGTACGGGCCGTTGCCGATCGGGGCCTCGCCGTAGGCGGCCATGTCGTCGTAGGCGACGGACGGCAGCGGCAGGTACGCGCTGTAGCCCAGGCGCAGCGGGTAGTCCGCCTGCGGCTCGTTGAGC
This genomic interval carries:
- a CDS encoding FtsX-like permease family protein; this translates as MSHVPARTSLSLESRVPGHDRVVSRFLADDLRAGAVIVLVTLVAAMLLAAWPRAVQVVSDDIVTHRLEATSPIVRDIAATNQVAQYGPADASVPASPGLPQEWRSTFGALDGGLRAVHDAIPEPLRAGVRDGRFRTYSTDVLSGREFPGSDVTSTELRLSQDPYLSEHVTLTEGRWPTGTGAAQDPAEVFAVPTEVVMSEAAAERLAWGVSETRETFGQGDLLLVGTYVADDPDEGYWYHSPSASGPYIVEDPNIGVVLTAALYRGPGEDFRIQQMRVWFEVQPPPWSHGELSTVADQLRGFTAVQQDVGPPPDGWPVTFDSELPPVIDSTLRDVSATTTVVALLASGPVAGLGLLLLVATRVVATRRRPALALVRARGGSGLQVRGLMAVEGLVLGVLGGGLGLLGAVLLVPTAFHPAALVGPLLAAAAPAVVLAASVPPAGLRAERADAGTRSASRLRRVWELLALGVAVTATVLVLRRGAEDTGAGTDPLLAATPALVAVAAAVVVARLAPVLLAPVVRAARAGRGALGFVGAASATRDRRGQLPPLVGLVVAVTVAVLSVVLLTTVRGGLETEAWDRVGADLRSTGPIVDAETLDRVRSVPGVDAATTVTDRTPAALTTGEGRFQARVLLVDPADLAEVQADVPGWEVPDLTPPADPDGLVPALVSTGFDLGADATVTVDNRRIGIDVLDQVETVPGGSSTSSWVLVDRETVSALTGVEYLPRILLVRLDDGLSAADEAEVVAQVGRLTGQSAVELRSDAVDRRLEDPTLAGLQAALLVATLVSLLVGAATMVLGELMASGRRERLFAVLQLLGMPPRGPRVITTWEIAAWAVPAIVTGLLVGGILPLVVSRSVDLSAFTGGASAPPLVYDPLALLGVTAVFVVVVGVCGLVSAALGRRVSSAATLRSVQE
- a CDS encoding FtsX-like permease family protein, yielding MTRSEPAARPALPSLAVARLGAYRAALVGLAALTALVSGAVGGAVAFVEQSSTQAVRTAPDLVSGAASVLRLTTRVAPDTDARDAQDSEVRRVLQDATGTAPVDVVRALSTEATSATSSDGEPLGQVVLRTQAVLDGQAVVDGAVDLGPGEAVVPLAAAGELGLDVGGTVEVGGVVLTVVGLWEPVDGSSPTWTLDSVLLGDEPPYGPVLVDQDTLLAVQDDPFVSWTVSTRPSTLTTTDVATLAAGLPTVRGAVAAGPAEVRGVVETGALTGTVTALDQQATTARAVTTVPVVLLLVVSLVSVVQVARLLVVVRVRENQVLVARGASVRQLARVALLESLPAAVVGATTGGLVAWCVLGLVGPTGGWSALGLPGVVATVVVTALLVVVVFVAVAAADAWSLARVRAVDASGRARTAVGLSGAVLLAAVAALLGWRVWRSAGMSEPDAEALVVAAPGVLLLALVLVVLLLLAPVLRLLERRARRRPGLSPVLAARQVSRRLVAFTVPAVLVALATGAVLLASGYAGTTDHLRAQVGGLANGSDVRVQTTISGTVSPVSTVPAVDDSGLAEASSLVLDVEGTVGDISARVVGIPGDQLAPLLGRTPAVDLRALSEVVTPGALPGAALPEGTDEVVLSLSGQAVALELPSPDFSYPAPEPAAGGPPVPVTAVVWLADERGGTLQLVSAPVDVPVVEEPGAPVEHEVAVPVPATASTWRVVALELRVDPRRGPVALDLEVTALSAGGIGGTAPLDDGGRRWELLDEQVQQAGLTGAATPLAAPPGASLPAVGGDLLARGPQQVLRFLAPGTSGAGAEVTPRVRAVAVPELLERLEATTGDTVDVTVSGQRVQLEIVGQTPALPGGLAGPALAVDLDALQAFGLRTARAPVAADEIWLAASDPTQVVDLVDVVEDQLPRGWTVTSAATSAAVPATSIGVAFWVAAAGAVVLALAGTWSVAGALGRERRGEVVALRAVGLSARQQARSRSAELGLVLGCALVAGLLAGSAVTVAVADLLARITVPEAFAGLSSGVHLDPLPLVVLLAALLLGAVALAAAQAQTVRRQALDLDHREDAR
- a CDS encoding dipeptide ABC transporter ATP-binding protein, producing MSATARQEPLLEIRDLDVTFTTLNGEVPAVRGANLTIYPGQSVAIVGESGSGKSTTAHAIISLLPGTGKVTGGSIRFDGQEITTASKKEIVALRGDQIGLVPQDPMSNLNPVWSIGFQVKEALAANNIDVSRGTRKGLAQAIGSSEDSVAGGDLLIGRKGKASLLEVLRTSLAAQAGLDAAAVDSAVATADERIVVGSTTKASAVSILEEVGLASARSVVEAETSVANVDDRVAGLLAEAGLPDAVRRAKQYPHEFSGGMRQRALIAIGLASRPKLLIADEPTSALDVTVQRTILDHLEGLTRELGTAVLFITHDLGLAAERAEHLVVMYRGRVVESGPSREILANPQHPYTQRLVAAAPSLASRRIQSAKERGEQSQDLLAATGGDGVRANREDVVVVENLTKVFQIRGSGKNKDFKAVDDVSFTIKKGTTVALVGESGSGKSTVANIMLNLLDPTEGKIYFDGVDLSTLGQRELFDFRRRVQPIFQNPYGSLDPMYSIFRTIEEPLRIHKVGSKKQREARVREVLDMVALPQSTMRRFPNELSGGQRQRIAIARALALRPEIIVCDEAVSALDVLVQAQILELLNDLQSELDLSYLFITHDLAVVRQIADQVCVMKNGRIIESATTDEVFDTPREQYTRELLGAIPGSRLDVVPSGPEDLDPR
- a CDS encoding ABC transporter permease translates to MPDGTTPAQSRPSQGTPASNPRPGQTHFVADVSETPVAVVDKVDEDAPASSLWRDAWRDLRHRVLFWVSAALILAVLLVALFPGLFTSVDPRFCELRNSLGNPQAGHPFGFDRQGCDVYSRVIYGARASVSVGVLTTIGVVLLGGLMGALAGFYGRWFDSVLSRVTDIFFAIPLVLAAIVLGQVFTEGRTVLNVVAVLTVFGWPQVARITRGAVMSVKNNDYVTASKALGASRLSILGRHVLPNAAAPIIVVATVSLGTFIVAEATLSFLGLGLPQSVLSWGHDIATAQSSLRTNPSVLLYPSVALALTVLSFIMMGDAVRDALDPKARKR
- a CDS encoding ABC transporter permease, which encodes MVRYVGRRLLQMIPVFIGATLLIYLMVFALPGDPIQALGGDRGLSPAVADQIRAQFNLDKPLLVQYLLFLKGIFTFDLGNSFSGQPIFDVVARAFPVTVKLALMALAFEAILGVGIGFIAGLRKGGIFDASVLLVSLVVIAVPTFVIGFVLQFFIGVKAGWLPPTVGGDASFKALLMPAIVLGAVSFAYVLRLTRTSVAENLSADYVRTATAKGLSRGRVVNVHVLRNSLIPVITFLGADLGALMGGAIVTEGIFNIAGVGGTLYQAIIRGEPTTVVTFVTILVVVYIIANLFVDLLYAVLDPRIRYA